In Calothrix sp. PCC 7507, one DNA window encodes the following:
- a CDS encoding DUF1517 domain-containing protein, with the protein MRDTFNRMIGRTRYVVFRLFLHLGGDEVAPILGVLNSAGRAAIAADGDLEILGEELVQISQTLLQYDEYWLSAANEGDVFWDEGEAGDYVNDLFTDSAQRYAADIDVSSPLGANEPLSIPVTRNIVVMITVAYEGEVPDLETDLANIQALKEAFKALINLHYKHKLKAIQVHFSPAQLGDELTNDQLLQYYPELIPL; encoded by the coding sequence ATGCGCGATACTTTTAATAGAATGATTGGACGGACTCGCTATGTTGTCTTTCGCTTATTTCTACATTTAGGAGGTGATGAAGTAGCTCCCATTTTAGGAGTATTAAATAGTGCTGGTAGAGCAGCGATCGCTGCCGATGGTGACTTAGAAATTTTGGGGGAAGAATTAGTCCAAATCAGCCAAACTCTGTTGCAATATGATGAATATTGGCTCTCTGCTGCCAATGAAGGTGATGTTTTTTGGGATGAAGGCGAGGCGGGAGATTATGTCAATGATTTATTTACCGATTCGGCTCAACGATACGCCGCTGATATCGATGTTAGTTCTCCTTTGGGAGCCAATGAACCTTTATCTATACCTGTAACACGTAACATAGTTGTGATGATTACGGTGGCTTATGAAGGTGAAGTCCCAGATTTAGAAACTGACCTTGCTAATATTCAGGCACTAAAGGAAGCTTTTAAAGCCTTAATTAATTTGCACTACAAGCATAAACTTAAAGCCATCCAAGTGCATTTTTCCCCAGCGCAGTTAGGCGATGAACTCACTAACGATCAGTTGTTGCAATATTACCCAGAATTAATTCCTTTGTAA